Below is a window of Blastopirellula marina DNA.
GAGATCGCCGACTGGACTTCTTCCGAATTGCGGCCACTGAGTTCGATTCTTGCCCGGTAACGCGTCGCATTATCCTTGGCATAAAACGCCGCGAGAACCTCCGGTAATGGCTTATCCTTCAAACGAACTGGTTTCAAGAGCGGGCGACCAGCAGCCGTGACACGGATGATGCGACCGTGCTGATGGTCACGGTTTGGGTCACGCATGTTGTGCTGCATGTGCCCAATCAAGGCATTCGCCCAGTCCGCGACATAAAGTGCTCCGTCTGAGCCAACTTCAACATCACTGGGACGGAAGTTGGGATCGGCTGAAACCAGGATGGGTTCGACTTCCTTACACGTGATGTCGGCACCGTCGTACTGGACTTCATGGTTCAGCACGCCCAGGAAACCGATGCAATTGCAAATCAGAAAGTTGTTTTGCAATTCTTCCGGGAAGTGGCTGCTAGACAGAATGCCGGTTGCAGCGACCGGGCGAACCCGCTTCTCGAACCACTGCTTGTTGCCAATTCCCTTACCGATGTTCACATAGGAACCGGTACCTGAGGTGCCATCGTTGGCGAACTGGTAGCCCCACCGGTCAAAAACGTCACCGTGTGGATTGGGGCCGATGGGATAGTGGAACTCCATCTCGAAGGTTCGCGGGTTAAAGCGGTGAACGCCTGTTCGAGTGGAGCGATAGGTTTGCGTGGGGGTTTCCATCGTGGCGACGTTGAACACACCGCGCGACCAATAGATCCATCCGTCGGGGCCAAGCACCATCGCATTGGCCGAGTGATGCGAGTCCGCACTGGAAAGGCCTTGCAGCACACGAATCTTCACGTCTGCTTTCAGGTCACCATCGGTATCTTTCAGGAACCACAGTTCGGGAAGCGCGGCGACCAGCATGCCACCTCCCCAAAACTCGAACCCGGTCACGCTGTTCAGGCCATCGGCGAAAACAACGCAGCGATCTGCTACGCCATCTTGGTTTTCATCGGGGAGGCAGACAATGCGATCGGTGCGGGGCTGAGTCGGATTCCAGTGAGGGTAGCTTGGCCAAACGGAGGCATATAAATTGCCGTTCGGATCAACCGCCATTTGGACAGGGTTGATCAACTCAGGGAACATCTCTTCCGAGGCAAAGATATTGGCTTCCAACCCATCGTGCAGTTTCAACTGCTCGAGCCCCTCTTCAGCGGATCGATACGAGAAGCTACCGTCGGGCTTGTCGCCGTCGCGATTCGATTTGACAACCAACTCTTCCGGGATGTTATCGTCTTTGACTTCCAAGTCGCCACCTTTGGCGACCGCCCAGACTCGGGCATCGCGGTTGGCGGTCATGACGTCAAAGATTTCCATCTCGCGCTTCATGACGTCGGCGTTTGATTGACCGAACCAAGCAAGCTTCGAGCGACCACCAAAGACGTTGTAACCGTCGACCACGCGATATCGACTGAACCAATAATAGTTCTTTTCGAGAACGGCATCCCGTAGCCTTTTGACCTCTGCTGAGTCAGCTGAGGGAGCTTGCTGTCCGAACAACTCGGGAACAATCACTTCGGCCACGGCTTGATTGCCATGATCGAGGAGATGGATGCCATTCATCGTGAGCGGCGTCTTCGCATCGGCGTAGAGCTTTTGTGTGGGCGTGAATAGATCGACGAACAGTACATCCTTCTGTTCGCACACTTCTCTCATTGCTTCGGTGTAGAGCTTCAAGTTGGGGTTATTCTTCGATCCATCCGGCAGATGACGGTTGTAAAGGTTCTCGTGAGCGATTGGGGAGAACATTACGATCTCCGGTGCGGACTCGCCGTTGTATTGCTGAGCACGCATTCCATCAATTGTTTCTCGCAAATCCTTCTTGAAGCTGGCGACGGCTTGGGGCCCTTTGAGGGCTTCGTTGTAACCAAAGAAAGCGAAAATTACGTCGGTTTCATTCTTGGCCAGCCATTGGTCTGGGCTGCCAAAGTTATCTTCGCGGGGGCGAACTTTGAGTTCATCACCAGGAAATGCCAGATTGCGAAACGTCAGATTCAATTCAGGGTGCAATGCGTGGACGTACGTCTCGAGCCAAGCATGATGTTGCATTCGATCGGCAGTGGTATTGCCGATGATTGAGATGTGATCTCCCTTATTGAGCTTCAACGCTTGAGCATGAGTATCGGGCGCCACGAAAAGGTTAGCCGAGACCAGCAGAGCAAGAATGAGAGTTCTCATGGGTACCTTGGTTCTGGGGAGGGTGAGAAGTAGGAGCAGTAGGGACCGCATTCAGGTGGGACAAGCTCAATACTAACCCGTGTTGATGCTGACGACCAGAGCTGAGCGGGAATCAAAAAGAAACGATTTTGCGCAGAGCCCAACTATGGTAGACTAAGTTTACTGTGGCAAGAGCACATGATTCCATTCGCGAGAAATCGGCTGTTTGCTACTAACTTCCCACCCTAAAAACCTTACCGAAGACGTTTCTGTTTCGGATCCCCGTAGTTTAAACCTGGCATCGGTACAGATGTATTCGGTTTGTCTTCGAAAACAACTTCCCAAAAGAAGGGGCTGCGTACCTTGAACCTACGTCGACCTCCTATCATGGCATTGTTTCCCATTGGTGCGATCGGCCTCGTATTGTGCATCGCAAGTGGTGCCCATGCAGAAGATCTGGTTGACTTTCGGAGCCAAGTGCGTCCGATATTGTCGGATCGCTGCTTCCACTGCCATGGCCCCGATTCGGGCAACCAGGACTCCGAGTTTCGGATGGATACCGAGGAGAATCTTCGGGCCGATCTCGGCGGTTATTTCGCCATTGTGCCTGGCGATCTCGCTGCCAGCGAATTCCACGCGCGAATTCATAGCGACGATGAATCGAGCGTTATGCCACCCCCAGATAGCAACCGGTCGTTATCGGAGGAAGAGAAACGCATCCTTGATCGTTGGATCGAACAAGGGGCGCCGTACCAAGGTCATTGGGCATTTGATATTCCCCAAAGGGCAGACGTGCCTCTCGATGAGATTGCTCGTTCGGATTGGCCGAACGAAGTTAAACAGCGCTGGTCGCAGAATCCGATTGATGCGTTTGTTGCGAAACGACTAATCGAAAAAAATATTTCTCCGTCGCCGGCCGCCGACCCACAGTGGCAATTACGCCGCGCGGCCCTCACACTAACCGGTTTGCTTCCATCAGCAGAATTGCAATCTCGATTCGCCGCTGATCCGACGGAGAAGGGTTATCGCAACGCAGTCGACGACCTGCTGGGTTCGATGAACTATGCCGAGAGACAAACCCTCCGCTGGCTCGATGCGGCTCGGTATGCGGATACCGACGGATACCAGAACGACAACGAGCGAACCAATTGGCCCTGGCGTGATTGGGTGATCAAGGCCATGCATGAGAACATGCCGTTTGATCAGTTCACGATTCAGCAGATTGCTGGCGACATGCTGCCCAACGCCACACCAGAGCAACGACTGGCCACTGCATTCAATCGCAATCATCGCCAGAATGGCGAAGCGGGTGCGCTGGCTGCTGAGTTTGGCGTCGAGAATGTTATCGATCGGGTTGAGACAACCTCGACGGTGTGGTTAGGGCTGACGATGGGGTGTTGTCGGTGTCATGATCACAAATACGATCCGATCAGCCAACGCGAGTTTTACCAATTTTATGGCTACTTCAATAACATCGGCGAATCGGGGATTGGGCGTGGTACCCAGGCCAATCCGATTTTCAAAACAACTTCTCCGCTGGCTAAGATCGATCCAGAAGTTCAGAAGGAATTGCACCATGCTCAAGCAAAATTGGCTGACGCGAAAGCTGGACTGCCGAAACGGCAAGAGGCCTGGGTAAGTGCTTATCGTCCGCCGAGTGGGGAGGAGCAAGTTGCCTGGCAGCGAGCCTCGATCGGCGATGCCAAGTTAACTGGCGATGGCGGCTTGATTGTCAACGAAGACCAGACCGTACAGTTTTCCCCTGGTAAGAAAGGGGCAAACATCACGCACGAGTTGATTATCACTCCGACAATCGAACGGCTGACTGCGGTGAAGTTAACCGCCTTGGTCGATCCAGCCTTCGCTCGCCCTCGTCAGCTTGCCCCAAGCGTGAACGGCAACTTCGTGCTTACGAATCTTTCGTTAATGTATGAAGGTGTGCCGGTTCCGCTCGATTCGATTTCGGCAACGTTCGAGCAAGAGGGCTTTCCTGTTGCCAACGTGATTGACCAAAACCCAAGTTCCGGTTGGGCTGTCTTTGGCAACAATGTTAAGGCCGAGCCTGTTGCGGCGATGGTTCGTTTGGCGAAACCAATTCAGGTCAAACCTGGCAAGCCGTTTGTCCTAGAGCTCCGTTATGACAGCCAATATGCCAACCATGTAATTGGTAAGCTTCAAATCGAGTTGTCAGACCATCCGGAAGCCGGCAAGGTGGAAGCAGAGAACAAACATGCGACAGCAATTGCAGCTTTGTCGAAACCGGCTGAGAAGCGTAGTGAGCAAGATCTAAAAGCAATCGGCGCGTATTACGAGACGTTCGATCCACCACTTCGAGAAGCGAAGCAGTCGCTGGCCAAGGCAGAGGCAGCCTATCGCAAGCAAGCAGGTCCCGAAGTCGGTGTCATGGTAATGCGCGAGCGAGAAGGAGATGCGACTCCGATTTATCTGCTGGATCGAGGGCAATACAACGAACCGGTGAAGGACGATCCGCTGAGCCGGGGAGTCCCGCGGGAACTGCTGAACAGTAAAGACATGCCCCCCCCATCCAATCGCTTGGAACTGGCCCAGTGGTTCGTTTCGCGCGAGAACCCGTTGACCGCTCGGGTAATTGTGAATCGTATTTGGCAAGAACATTTTGGCCGAGGATTGGTAAAGACGGTCGACGACTTCGGTCTACAGGGAGAAATGCCTAGCCATCCCGATCTGTTGGATTGGTTAGCGGTCGAGTTCATCGAATCAGGCTGGGATGTCCAAGCGATGCATCGATTGATCGTGACCAGTGCAACCTACCGTCAGTCGTCGGTGCACTCGGCGAAGCTGAACGAGTTGGATCCGGAAAATCGCCTGCTTGCTCGCGGGCCTCGCTTCCGTGCTGATGGTTTCACGATTCGCGATATCGCGTTGCAAGCCAGTGGACTACTGAGTGACGAGGTTGGAGGCCCTTCGGTCAAGCCTTATCAGCCAGACGGCTTATGGACTGTTGTAGCGGCCAGTGCCAATCAACGCTACGTGGAAGGGAAGGGAAGCGATCTTTATCGCAAGAGCATGTATACCTACTGGAAGCGTGCTGTGAATCCTCCTCGTCAGACTATTTTCGACGCTGGCGGACGCGAAGTTTGCAATGTGCGAGCACCTAGAACGAACACGCCGCTTCAGGCGTTGGTTTTGATGAACGATCAGACGTTCGTTGAGTGCGCCCGCAATTTAGCTCAGAGAGTATTGAAGTCGGGAGCCAAGTCGGATCGCGAGCAGCTTCAACAAATGATGCAACTGGCAACTGCTCATGATTCGGATGAGTCATCGCTGACGATCTTGGCCGAGAATCTGAACTTCTTCCGCCAACATTTTGCCCAGCAACCAGACGACGCGGAAAAGCTTCTTTCCACGGGGAAGTCGCCACGCGACATGTCGCTCGATTCAATAGATCACGCGGCCATGACTGTTGTAGCACATTTGATCTTGAACTTGGACGAGTTTGTTACCGTCGAGTAGTCCAGTGCCAGTCGTCCAGATCTAAGGAAATACCTGTGAAACCATTCGATGATGCCAGCGAAAGCCGGATGATGTTAACCCGTCGCCACTTTTTCGGGCGAACGGCTTCTGGGGTCGGCATGGCGGCACTCGCTTCGTTGATGGGGCGGGAGGCAAACGCGGACACAAACGAGGTGGAGAGCTCGCTCCGTGGCGGGGCGCTGACACAGTATCACGTTCCCCCGAAAGCGAAACGTGTTATCTACCTGTTTCAGAGTGGCGCACCGTCACAACAAGAGCTATTCGATCCTAAGCCAGTGCTGCGAGAAAACGAAGGGAAAGAGCTGGGTGACTTTGTCGAAATGACGCAGCGCGTCACGGGCATGACAGCGGGCCAGAAGTCATTTCCTTTGGCCGGATCACGCTACAAATTCACGCGATGTGGCAAGTCGGGTATTGAACTAGGGAGTGAGCTCTTACCCCACATCTCGACCTTAGCTGACGATATGTGCCTGATTCGCTCGATGCAGACCGAGGCGATCAATCATGACCCGGCGATGACGTTTTTTCAGTCAGGCAATCAATTACCAGGTCGTCCGAGCTTCGGTGCCTGGCTCCACTATGGTCTGGGAACGAGCAACGACAACTTGCCGACCTTCATTACCATGGTCTCACGGGGTACCGGCCGACCCAACTGTCAGCCCCTTTACGATCGACTCTGGGGAAGTGGCTTTCTTCCGTCGACCTACGCCGGGGTGAAGCTGATGAGTGTCGGAGACCCAGTGCTTTACCTCAGTAATCCAGCCGGGCTTGATCCGGTTGCTCGGCGACGGATGCTGGACGATTTGGCTCGGATGAATCAACAAAAATTGGATGAATACGGCGATCCTGAGATTCATACTCGCATTCAACAGTACGAACTGGCTTACCGCATGCAGACCTCGGTGCCAGAGCTCACCGACTTCTCGGACGAGCCACAGCATGTATTGGATGCTTACGGACCGAACGTGACCAAACGCGGCACTTACGCTTACAACTGCCTATTGGCGCGCCGGTTGGCAGAACGAGACGTTCGCTTTGTGCAGTTATTTCATATGGGCTGGGATCAGCACTTCACGCTGCCCAAGCAGTTGCCCGGCCAGTGCCAAGATACCGATCAGCCCACCAGGGCCTTGGTCAACGATCTGAAGCAGCGCGGCATGTTGGAAGATACACTGGTGGTTTGGGGTGGTGAATTCGGTCGAACGTCGTACTGCCAAGGAACACTCAACGCCGAAACCTACGGGCGCGATCACCACCCACGATGCTTCTCGATCTGGATGACCGGAGCCGGCGTTAAGCGTGGCATGACCTATGGCAAGACCGACGACGTCTGCTACAACGTGGTCGAGAACCCGATGCATGTACATGATTTGCATGCCACCATGCTGCATCTGTTGGGAATCGATCACGAGCGATTGACCTACCGCTTTCAAGGTCGTTACTTCCGTTTGACGGATGTCCAT
It encodes the following:
- a CDS encoding DUF1501 domain-containing protein, with amino-acid sequence MMLTRRHFFGRTASGVGMAALASLMGREANADTNEVESSLRGGALTQYHVPPKAKRVIYLFQSGAPSQQELFDPKPVLRENEGKELGDFVEMTQRVTGMTAGQKSFPLAGSRYKFTRCGKSGIELGSELLPHISTLADDMCLIRSMQTEAINHDPAMTFFQSGNQLPGRPSFGAWLHYGLGTSNDNLPTFITMVSRGTGRPNCQPLYDRLWGSGFLPSTYAGVKLMSVGDPVLYLSNPAGLDPVARRRMLDDLARMNQQKLDEYGDPEIHTRIQQYELAYRMQTSVPELTDFSDEPQHVLDAYGPNVTKRGTYAYNCLLARRLAERDVRFVQLFHMGWDQHFTLPKQLPGQCQDTDQPTRALVNDLKQRGMLEDTLVVWGGEFGRTSYCQGTLNAETYGRDHHPRCFSIWMTGAGVKRGMTYGKTDDVCYNVVENPMHVHDLHATMLHLLGIDHERLTYRFQGRYFRLTDVHGKVMHELLS
- a CDS encoding PSD1 and planctomycete cytochrome C domain-containing protein; translation: MALFPIGAIGLVLCIASGAHAEDLVDFRSQVRPILSDRCFHCHGPDSGNQDSEFRMDTEENLRADLGGYFAIVPGDLAASEFHARIHSDDESSVMPPPDSNRSLSEEEKRILDRWIEQGAPYQGHWAFDIPQRADVPLDEIARSDWPNEVKQRWSQNPIDAFVAKRLIEKNISPSPAADPQWQLRRAALTLTGLLPSAELQSRFAADPTEKGYRNAVDDLLGSMNYAERQTLRWLDAARYADTDGYQNDNERTNWPWRDWVIKAMHENMPFDQFTIQQIAGDMLPNATPEQRLATAFNRNHRQNGEAGALAAEFGVENVIDRVETTSTVWLGLTMGCCRCHDHKYDPISQREFYQFYGYFNNIGESGIGRGTQANPIFKTTSPLAKIDPEVQKELHHAQAKLADAKAGLPKRQEAWVSAYRPPSGEEQVAWQRASIGDAKLTGDGGLIVNEDQTVQFSPGKKGANITHELIITPTIERLTAVKLTALVDPAFARPRQLAPSVNGNFVLTNLSLMYEGVPVPLDSISATFEQEGFPVANVIDQNPSSGWAVFGNNVKAEPVAAMVRLAKPIQVKPGKPFVLELRYDSQYANHVIGKLQIELSDHPEAGKVEAENKHATAIAALSKPAEKRSEQDLKAIGAYYETFDPPLREAKQSLAKAEAAYRKQAGPEVGVMVMREREGDATPIYLLDRGQYNEPVKDDPLSRGVPRELLNSKDMPPPSNRLELAQWFVSRENPLTARVIVNRIWQEHFGRGLVKTVDDFGLQGEMPSHPDLLDWLAVEFIESGWDVQAMHRLIVTSATYRQSSVHSAKLNELDPENRLLARGPRFRADGFTIRDIALQASGLLSDEVGGPSVKPYQPDGLWTVVAASANQRYVEGKGSDLYRKSMYTYWKRAVNPPRQTIFDAGGREVCNVRAPRTNTPLQALVLMNDQTFVECARNLAQRVLKSGAKSDREQLQQMMQLATAHDSDESSLTILAENLNFFRQHFAQQPDDAEKLLSTGKSPRDMSLDSIDHAAMTVVAHLILNLDEFVTVE